Genomic DNA from Sphaerodactylus townsendi isolate TG3544 linkage group LG14, MPM_Stown_v2.3, whole genome shotgun sequence:
tcccccctctgccccacggagaaggcagctgcctgctccatcgggcagagggggtttccctgcctggtgcctccgcctcccggcgatggaaggaaaggtgagtggaggtaccgaaccggaggcagctctgtgcggagccacctctccagctcagtagatcttcggggccgtggaaaacgggtccaaatggctctttggatggtaaaggttgcctacccctgctgTACAGCTTGCTTTGCCTTAAAATGTATCGTAACGCACATCCTGTTTTCCACCACTGTCTGCTGAAGAAAGCACCCATTGCGGACCGCTGGCAtcctactgggggtgggggggcatgaaCACCATGAAGTCTCTAAAGTACTGGACTCTCAGCTTAGAAGGGGCTGTTTGCAATACCTGGTCTCTTGGAGGAATTTCCCTGAGAGAGAATAGGAACGGGTTGATGCTTCCTATGTGTGCCCCACGGTTAATCTGGGCTTTTCAGAAATCTTAACCCCTCAATGCTGTTCCAGGGTgatggtttttttgtggggggtagGGCGGATAATGTCATGACCCTGCACTATGTTAGCCCAGGTCCTGCCTCGTTTCTTGTTACTGGGGGCTTCCTGCACTTTTGACCTGGGAAAGAGTGTTATCAAGTCAAGAATGTCACCTGCTTCTGTGTGAGacctccccctgccctcctctcctcccttctggaaatttgtgtgtgcgtgtggtgAGTCTGATGTATTTTTGCTGGGAAAACATCTGTTGCTTGCAAGGGTCTGACCAGTTCAGACAATAGAGCTGTCAGCTATTGCTATGCTTGttatcaataaaacaagaattctgctTTAAAGCACTGATTCCTGTCATTGAGCAAGTCTGGGGCTGTGATGCACCCAAACCATCAGGGCGTGTCACTTTTGACACgggtgtcataggttcgccatcgctgctccaACCAAAAGACTACAGTTCAGCAATCAAGCAGAACAAAATGGACTGCAAAAATTCTTAAGCAATCATTTCTATAATCATTCATAAGCAATCATTTCTACACAATCcaatttcaaaattatataatgCTACTTAGATTTTCAATTGTCACCACTTTTAGAAAGCACCAATTCACTACTTCTTACATTAGTTCTTTTTTTCAAACGTCCTTTCCAGTCAACAAAAAATATCCCCAAAATCGCAAACTAATTCCTCAATCCAAAACAATGAAAGGAGGAAGTTGACTGAGAGgtcaaacagaacaaaaactatTCATGTGATGGAAAGGCATGTGGAATGTCCCTATTTTAACTCTGAATTCTCTCCTGCAACCATGACAAAGATCTTCTGCCCTtacaagtactttttaaaaacgtTTCTTACACAGTAGACAAGGTCCCAGCCTGACTCAAGCACATTTTAATTTTAGTTCTCACTCTTCTAAAGAACTCAAGGCAAAGTACCTAGTATTCTCATCCCAGCCATCTTATCTTATACCACAGATAATTCCCCAAGGGGTGACCAATCGCCATCTTCTGATGACAAAGCCCCCACCAATCGGTGCACAGGACTCAGTCCTGCATGCCCACTGGTGGGACATCTGTCCCTTGCCTGACTTCCCTGACCCAGCAGGCACACTCCCGACTCCATCCCTCCCAATAAACTGGAGAGgaagccaggagggagggaggtcacGCTGCTTGTTGTTCACTTGTTTGCCCTGTGTGCCTTGGAGCTAGCCAGAGGCACTCTGAGTGTGGCAGGCGAGGTCCATTCTGGGAAGCCGGAAAGGAGGGAGGCCATGCCGCTTGCTTGCTCATCCTATGTGGTGGCTGGGGGGAGGTGGTAGTGCCTGGGGCATGCCACTGGGAAGACTCAGGGAAAgcctgttgtgaggggaaagccTTCCTGCCCTCTACTctcctagagcccattttatttccacatGAAATGTGCTTTGCTGCTAACCCTATCATAAATTTTAAGCTAAAATAGAGTGACTACTCCCAAGCCACACTTGTGATTTTCCAGGGACAGGAAGACCTGGCCCCCAACActctatccccgtggtggcgaacctttggcactccagatgttatggactacaattcccatcagccccttccagcatggccaattggccatgctggcagggactgatgggaattgtagtccataacatctggagtgccaaaggttcgccaccactgctctatctaGTGGTCTACCCTGGCTCCCAACATTCTGGAGCAATTTAACTGGTGTCAGGTGCCAATAAATGTGAAGATTTCCTGAACCAGATAAGTTCTcagctttgcaaaaaaacaaaaccattaaaaataaagtttgatTAATCCCCGGGGCCATAGTCCACTGTTGTCAATCCATGACCACCTATATACTGAGTCAAAGTATTACAATTTGTGTATTCTTCACTAAAGCCAGTCATTAGCTAGGGGTGGTATGCTAGTCAGACCACACAATATTTGATAAGTCAACTACTGCCAAATATTCAACAAAGCCAAGAACACAAATTACAgctaacaagaaaaaaaatcaaatatagtGCTATTTGTTAGTTAAGAAAAGAACCCTAACTCTGCAGCTCTCAGGACAAACCTAGCAAGATAGCAAAGTCTGTTCTACAGGCATCTCCAAACAAAAGCACAAACTGATCAGTGGAGCAGGTCCCAAGCTAGGACCACCATAACTCTGATGGGCATGCCGAAGAAACCAGACAATACCTTCTCTGTGCAATCCATCCACCTGCACTGTAACActcttatgagggagaggcttcAGGTCTAAAAGAATTGACCTGCCCTCTATTTTGCACAACTACCTTACTTCTCATAGCTGCAACTGCTATTTGTATCAACTTCACTTAAAAAACCctctgcagtttttaggctgtgAGATGTACCCAGGACAGAAGCTGGAAAGAACGGCTCAGTGATTTGTTCATATAGAAAAATATgacattaaataataaaaaagggtaCTggtaattaactttttaaaaagttgattgcTAACAGCCAACTAGCTTCCTTTTTAATCACAGCGTCAATGTAAAAACTTGTTGACAATGAAGTACTTTTTGACTTTGTAACcaattaaactttttaaaaatagaacaacaTTCGACAACAGTTTTTCATCAGTCAAGTAAATCTTTTTGACTGGTGAAAAGCTCAATTCTGCATCAGTATTGAGGGCGTATTTCAACATGATGGCGCCCTCTTCTGATCTACATGCCACTATCCAGTTCTTCTTCCTCACTTACCTTGTCTGCTGTTTCACTGACAGCCAGCGCACAGGAGATCTCAGTCGCACCCCCACCATAAACAACACGGTTGTCCCGAACAAGATTCCTGATTACACACAGTGCGTCATGAAGGGACCGTTTGGCTTCTTCAATGATCTTCACATGAAGGACAGAAGTGTAAAAATGCAAAGAGGTGAGAGGTGTAACATCAGTGTTTCAAAACAGAGCAGGCCATCCAAAAGGTATCAGCCAGCATCAGCAATTCTTTAATTTCCCATCTAATCAAGTGACAAGGTTCCTCATGCCTGGCCTTTCTTTTTCAGTGGCTTAGCCTTGCTTCAGTCCGATCATGTCCTCCTAAGGGAGCACTGCCGCTATCGGAGCCAGTGCAAGGCTCTGAGAGTCCAGTGCAAATTCTTCTGCTACGGCCGctctgtctagaccaggggtcggcaacctttaccacccaaagagccatttggacccgttttacatggccccgaagatctactgagccggagaggcagggaaaccccctctgccccacggagcaggcagccgtctgctccatggggcagaggggggatggcggctgctctggagggacacgcccacgctaccctctgacctccaggccacgcggagccacagtataaggctgaaagagccacatgcagctccggagccacgggttgcagacccctggtctagacagagGACACACTTGCTCTGCCTCCCCCATCCTCCCAGAGGATGCATGGGGCAGGACAGGCAGCGACTGCGATTCACCTGCTCTAGCTTGGACGTTTCTGCTGGGAATCAGCAATTTTACTGCTTTGTACTTAAGAATTCAGCGTTAATACAATCTTATTCTTTCAATGTATTTGAATGCGTTCTTTCTGCCTAAGAGGCCTTCACAGCAAAAAGGAAATCTGCTCAAAATGTACTATAAAACTTAAAATCATGGTAATAGGGACGGATGAGAACCCTGGGAGATGATGCTGTGGAATAATACCCTGTCCCCAGCCCTCAGGTGATTTGTTGCTGgttttcagaactttttaaaatgtatatgtattGTAGAACACTTAGTTGGCTGCGCGGAAACAGAAGACCACCTTGTCTGAATATATCACACAATTCTTTACTGCGCACATGGAGGCAAACACAAGGAGGAGCAGGCCTAGTTATAGCAAAGCAGAGCTACTGAAACTAAAATAGTTTCACAAATGATGACTGTTGGTGGTCTGGGTCAATAGACGAGTTGGTTTTtaaactccacttttctctaccataaacagcctcccaccaccaccgccttgtgagataggtggggctgagagagttctgagagaactgcaggtGACCCAAGGTCACGTGGAGCaagcttcgtgtggaggagcaggggaacaagcccggttcaccagatcagagtctgttgctcttaactactgcatcaCGTTGGCTCTCGCAGGGAAGCAGTAATCTTTTTGGTTTACATTCAAGCCACGGGAAAACAGAACGCCAAATGGAACCAAGGCTAATCTTGTAAAGAAACCAGTGGCCTAAACGTTCCAGAGTTGATGGCCTGCGATAAAAGAGGCAATACCTAAAGCACGACCTATGTTACCTATGTTCCATGTACACAGACAGCAAGGATCTCAGCTACAAAGAAGTTGTGGGATGATGAAACAATGATACAGGGAGTTGCCAAGGAGTTTCAACTAGAACATTACAGACCACGTGGAACACCTACTGATATAAGCACCTTCAAGTATTAAACTGGTCAATTCAAACATAGAAAACATCTGAGGAAGTGGAGATGACTGGTTGTAACCAACAAGACTCCTCCCAAGCAGACAAGAAACTTCACCAAAAATTGCACACTATAGTTGATCCAAGCTATTCAATGAAATCAGCCAACTCACCATTTTGTTCCCGCCTCTAATGAAGATGGTCACagctctggaattctgacactgttCAATGACCAGCATTTTGTCTTTCGTAGTCCCAAAGGAGATCTCCCGGACAATGCCGGCAAAGCCCAGCTTTTCAGGTGTGAGCTCACAGAATCGAGGAACGATGCGCCCTCCGGTTGCAATGGCGATGAGCTGAAAGCAACCAGGTACAGCTGTGAAAGGAGAAGAACCTCCCCAGGCAAAGAAAAGGAGGAATAGTCCATGTACTTACTTCTATTTCTGGTCCACCCACCCAGCGGACAGCAGGCAGCTCGTTCTGAAGCAGCAAGTGATTGGCCTCGTCATCAAACCCCCACTGGCAAATAGCCAGGTTTGCACCAGTGTCTTTGATCtacaaaaattaatattaaaaagtaTTAAACTATTACACAAGGGACAAAAATATAGCAAACAAATAGAAAGTTTGTAAAAAAATACTCATTACATACTATTCAAATTATTAATtacatggcacgggtgccagaggtggcactcagagccctctctgtgggcacacacaaacagagtgccccccccccacacacacacacatctaggctggcctgggccactgggctcgattcttagcattaaacctaacacctagttttggggaagcagtgtaggtaaccctgttaagcgctgttaaacctcacattaaaataataaaagtcaTATTTGCAGTACAACATCCTAAGGGGAAGGATGATAAAACCATACCCACAACTTCATTCATACTggcttgggaaaaaaatgaggaaaaggggaaagaaaaaggataggaagggaggggaggccaaACAGATGCAATATCACTGCTGTCcccaaccataggcctggtgggatagctctgccttacaggccctgcggaacaacTCCATGACTAGAAAAACAGAATCATGCAGACGGTCTTAATTTGCAGTTTATGTGAAATTCACACTCCTTGGATAAAATAACCATGCTTAATGCAACTGACTAAGAGACACTGTTTGACAACATAGTTAAACACTGGAATATTGAGAGCGAGTttcataatgtttttaaaaaggcttcccTTACACTATGTATAACAGTATATTAGGAGAAAAAGGCATAGGCAATTCTAACCTGCTTCACCATTTCATCAAACTTCTCCCTCTCATATTTCTGCAATGCTTTGTAATCTTCCACAGATGTTACATCAAGCTTATGTTTAGTTTTTGGCTTGGGAGGTTCAAATGGGCAAGTCAGAATGGCAATTTTAGCATTGTGAACTTCCTAGGAAAGAGAGCACAACATTTTAAACTGTAATACCATTTCCAGGGACCAAATTAGAAAGTTGTTGTTTCAAGAACAACCTATATGTTTCAAacaattcaaaatatttaagtgattattttgaaaaaaagatgatGAAATAAGGCAAGAAACAAGAAAACCCCAAAAGTTACAGACTTTATTCAGAAACACACCCCTCATTAACCCCAAAAGATCCCTTACTTTAGGCATCTGGGGATGGCTGAAGTCCTTATCTACAATCACACCCTTTATCAGCTGGGTATCCTCCAGTCTACCACCAACTTTGCCTTGGACTTTTATCAATTCAAAGTCAACGTCTTTGCGTTCCATATCTGCCACAGTCAGTATTGCATTTACAGCTATTTCTGCCATCTGTCTGTGGCAACGATTTATCCTAAATACAAAAGGAAGTTCATTTCAGCTAATTCAGATAATAAAACACAAACCAAAATGTGTAAACAAATAACAGGTAATGCAAAATTAGAGTTGTCATTTGAAAGTATGCATCTCAAAAAATGAGTCAGTCTGTCTCCATTCTAAGTTAGGTAGACATCATGTTTTACCAATTTTACGAAATAAAAAGAACACTGGAAATCACACCAATTTATAGATTTACAGTGCTATCCAGTTTGGGGGGATGAGGCAATGAGGAGCGGGCCAGGGCTTCGTGGGCacagaagaaagggaaaacaaCCCCACCACTACCACCCAAATAGCCCCATCAGCTACACAGGCTAAGTCTGCAGGTCCAGGTGCTGGCGTTACCTGGCTAAAACGTCAACTCTATTCCCAGGAACGctccagcccatgccagcatccaaGCAGACACCAGTGCTGCTTCATGGAAGCCTTGACTTTTGAgtttcactgctgcagagctgaggggcagccagcCACCAGCACCTTTGCCCCCTGCACCAGGGGGGACGCCCCCTgggctggtggaggggcaaacgcATGGGTGCAGCCCTCCACATCTTCCTATTGGCATTCAGGCcacccatctgaattgggctgccggTATTTTGTTTACTTGCTGAAACAGGAATATGATAAGCTTTTGGCAACAGAGACAAGAAAATTCATTTACAATTACAATTGAAAAGGCCTGCGAACAAACCACATTCTGTTTAAAGTACATTGTAAATCATGAAAAGCCCTCGGAGGGGAAATCCCCACGTATGCAGGCTTTTTCAGTTGCATGTTATCCTGTGTGCCATAACTTTGTCATTGAGGCCCAATGAGACTGTTATTTTGTATTAAACTTTCAATTAAGATCCTTATGACTATAGTTTAATTCTGAACAGCCTTGCCACTATTGTAATTGGATAACAGGTATAGGAACTTGGATGTTCACTTAGGACTGAATATTTGATTAATTAATCAAACAACTATTCAATAAACAGTTACAACAGCAATCTCTGTCCTCTCCATCACTCACTCCCGCAATGCAACATGAAGCATTCTAGTCACAAGTAAATACTGGTAAATAGTCAACCTAAACTAAAAAAActgaagggaaacaaaacccaaccTGTAAATCAAGCTAGGAACCAAAAGGttgagaaagatttttttaaacaagataATATACATTTTTACCATACAGTGTCAGATAACCAAAATTAAAAATAGTTCACAATAAAACTCAAATTAAGAGTATACTTCAATATAAGCACTTCCAGTGTTATGCACTTAAATAGTCAGGAATTGTAACAATATCTAATATCATTATTTATTACAGCAAATATTTACCTATTTGTATATAAAGCCaagatctctctttttaaaaacagcgtgtaTGTTTTAATctggtgtattattattatagtcaATTACAGGACACATATACAAATTTTCTGGCCTAATAAGAAATTCTAGTTTAAGAATTCATGTTAaaaatttgtttgtgtgtgtattatacTGACTTCTGAAGAAGACCTTTATTGGGTCAAAATGTGTCAGGTCTTTCCTGGTATTGGAAATGTGTTACCATTCCAGACTGAGTATATAACACATAATTTGAGTTTTAAAGTGACCTATTTTGAATTTACTTAACAGGCACTCTGCAATAAAATGTGAATTACCTTTTTCATACAAAGTAGCTGATCTACTCAGAAGGACCCTTAACCATCCGTAAGACACCACCAACAAAATTCCAATTCCCAAAATTTAACATATACATACACTTTAGATCCAAGTGTTGTCTTTGCTGTCTGAATGAGGGGCTCAATATTCTCCAGGTCAACAGGAAAACTGTCACTGATCTTGTCCAAATGTTCAAGGGCAATGCGAGAAGCCTGCTCATAACCATCTGCTATTCTGATAGGATGAATGCCACGATCCAACAGCTGTTCTGCCTGTTCCAGTAGCGCACCTGCCAGAACTAAAAGAGCAAACAAATGACAATTGCTTACCACAGTTGCACCTTCCACTCAAAGTGACAGAATGCAAGATTTCTCATCATTAAAAAAATGCGCAAGAACAATTTTTTTGCGACGTGACTTCGAAGAAAACAATTGTTAAGCATGAGTAGAAATTAAGGTTAGCCTCATGGATGGTCACCCCACCTGTGGAGATTTGCTGGTCTCTTGCCTTCTCCTATCAAACCATATTTATAAACATACGAACTATAAGAGCGTCTGATGATAGAGAATCTTATCTCCTAACAATCTTCTCTTTgcaaagaaaaacctttcaaaatgttaaatatttgaaggtttTGCATTAAGCTCAGATTTCATCTTAAGCCATAAAGTACTTCTTAGAACTGCACTTTAAGAATTACATATTTAATCAAgaccatattttaaaaactcattaaCTGCCCTGTTGTGCAAATATCTATGCACAACAATAtgctgcatttaaaaaatccagcttACTTTAGAAAACACTTTAAGCAGCTTATAAAAATTGTACAACTAGTTCAAGGAATGAAGCCGGCAGCCAGGAATTCCTGAATACAAAATCTTGCTCACTGGGACAGATTATAAAAGTTGTTTCAGAATGTTCAAAAACTTAattctttatttttgttgttcTGAAAGCATTGTTAATGCAGATCTTTGCAAAACAACTTTATAGGATCTCTTCTACATGGATTTTTGAGAGCAGTTCTACTGTTACAATAATCAGCAGTTTACCAGCTTCTTCTGCACCAGCACATGGTCACCTGTAGTAAACTAAGTCCTCAGCTCTGTACCCTTAAAAGCTAGTGTGAAGGCAGGTATAACCTGCTTGGTTTTTCAAATATTGGATCTGAATAGTTCTGGTCTCATAATTAAAATCAATTCAGAACACAATCAAGAATATGGAACATATACTCAAGCATCTACTCAGAACATACAATGGTCTCTGATCATTATCCAacctttattgtattttttactCATTATGTATAAGATAATCTGACACTGGAAGTCATTACAACGGGATTTGCACTGCGTAATCTTACCAACGACTCCTGTGGTTCCATCCCCAATCTCATCATCTTGAGATTTAGCCAGCTCAACCATAAGTTTGGCAATCTGATGGTCCACATCCATCATGCTCAAAATGGTGGCACCATCATTTGTCACCGTTACATCGCCGTCCTTGTCAACCATCATTTTATCAaggcctgcaaagcaaacaaacataCAGCACAGGTATAAGTAGAAAAAAATCTTACAAACAAAAAGATTAAAACTTTACCGCATGAAATCTTTATGCTTACCATTAGGCCCAAGTGATGTTTTCAGTGTGTTTGCTACTGCCTTAGCTGCCATTATATGAGACTGTTAAAAAGAGAGAGTCAAAATTACAAAAATGCAAGGTTACAAGTAAGCTTAACAGGGCCTAATCAAATAAGAAAAATAATCTCTTGATCTGTTAACCAGAACCATCCACTGTTTTTGCACAAAGGTTTAAGCTTCATAGACATAATATCCTCACTTGATGAACAGCATCTGttctatatttgtttgtttgtttttaattatttctatgtGTGGCGACATGGCCCACAATGGCAACATGGTCTCACTTGCAACTGCAGGCTAGTGGCAGAGGCTGGGACACAGGCACCAGGGATAATTGACACCTTTCCATTTAGCACTCCTTCTTACCTGTCCACCTCTGGAAAGCATTCCATAGGGCTCAACAGGcacatgccacccaaaagggtagcgCAACTCCAAGGGCCAGGTGGCTgcggctccatccccaggaacaaCATTGACTCCACCCTCGATAAAACCCTTGCTGCATGGATGGAGTTGGTAGCAACATGGTAGCACTGATGTGTCAGGGCGTCCAAAAGAGACGCCCGCATATTTGCCCCTTTGCCAGGTTAACTGCTctagggaaggcaaatctgctgcCCACTCCAAAGTGATGGTTCAGCTCCCATCTGGACTGGGGTATAAATGGTTAAAATCTGTGCTGCTTGTCTTTTAACTGCTAACTGATGATGTTTATTCACAATACAATTTTACAAAGCTCAGTGTTATTCAGTCATTGTAGATGCTGCACAATGTAAGACTGTCCATAAGCTTAACCTTCCGGTTCCCAACAATAAAACTGGCAAAATGGGCGCGTTCAGCTTTGCACACCCTGCATGGCCAGCTGGTCCAGTGGATGTACAGGCATCTTGCACGAGCGCCCACGTATTCATTTGTGAGAAAGTCCCAGCACGTGTGTTCGTTTTATGAAGAAGCCGGGCACACTGGGAGTCGCGGGGCAGTCACTCCACACACGTGCCCTGTCATCCCTGAGAACCATCCAGCCCGCGCACAAAAAGCACCACGTCCATGCACACGACGACGACAcacgaggagcagcagtggcgtaggaggttaagagctcgtgtatccaatctggaggaactgtgtttgattcccagctctgccgcctgagctgtggaggcttctctggggaattcagattagcctgtgcactcccacacacgccagctgggttagtgaccttgggctagtcacagcttctcagagctctctcagccccacctacctcacagggtgtttgttgtgaggggggaagggcaaggagattgtcagcccctttgagtctcctgcaggagagaaaggggggatataaatccaaactcctcctcctcctcttcctccacaaaACTCCTCATTGTAACGTGTGAGCAACCCCGGCCCGCCCCAGCCTATTCACGTGCGCAGGTCAAAGAGAGGCGCCCTTGCCGCCCTCCCTTGGGCGTAGTAGCGGGGGAAGGCGCGGGCTTGCTGGCCTCAGGCCCCGTCCTCATCGCGGCTGCCCCTACCTTCAGGGCGTCGAGGCCCGTCGTGCGGCTCTTGCGCTCCTGGTCCTTCAGGA
This window encodes:
- the CCT5 gene encoding T-complex protein 1 subunit epsilon, with product MSAMGTLAFDEYGRPFLILKDQERKSRTTGLDALKSHIMAAKAVANTLKTSLGPNGLDKMMVDKDGDVTVTNDGATILSMMDVDHQIAKLMVELAKSQDDEIGDGTTGVVVLAGALLEQAEQLLDRGIHPIRIADGYEQASRIALEHLDKISDSFPVDLENIEPLIQTAKTTLGSKVINRCHRQMAEIAVNAILTVADMERKDVDFELIKVQGKVGGRLEDTQLIKGVIVDKDFSHPQMPKEVHNAKIAILTCPFEPPKPKTKHKLDVTSVEDYKALQKYEREKFDEMVKQIKDTGANLAICQWGFDDEANHLLLQNELPAVRWVGGPEIELIAIATGGRIVPRFCELTPEKLGFAGIVREISFGTTKDKMLVIEQCQNSRAVTIFIRGGNKMIIEEAKRSLHDALCVIRNLVRDNRVVYGGGATEISCALAVSETADKCPSLEQYAMRAFADALEVIPMALSENSGMNPIQTMAEVRARQVKEENPALGIDCLHKGTNDMKQQHVIETLIGKKQQISLATQMVRMILKIDDIRRPGETEE